The following proteins are encoded in a genomic region of Candidatus Paceibacterota bacterium:
- the lepB gene encoding signal peptidase I — protein sequence MLNFWRNLKSFFLETLEVVLIALAIVLPVRYFIIQPFIVYGQSMEPSFFDKDYLVVDELSFRLRPIKRGEVIIFEAPADLTANNNVANKEINIKGLLSLSFVSVSRVERNKFIDFYHKTGYLVSAKVYTASSTFFIKRVIGLPGEKITIQNSTVKIYNAEHPEGFILNEPYLSNLVKTTSDINVTLPPQQYFVMGDNRMNSYDSRSWGSLNGKAILGRVWLRVWPLSHAAAFGTDPYSL from the coding sequence ATGCTTAATTTTTGGCGCAATCTCAAAAGCTTTTTCTTAGAAACCCTGGAAGTAGTTTTAATTGCTTTGGCGATAGTTTTGCCTGTTCGTTATTTTATTATCCAACCCTTTATAGTATATGGGCAAAGCATGGAACCATCTTTTTTTGATAAAGATTATCTCGTCGTAGATGAATTATCCTTCCGCTTAAGACCCATTAAAAGGGGGGAGGTTATCATCTTTGAGGCCCCTGCCGATTTAACTGCAAACAACAATGTGGCTAATAAGGAAATTAATATAAAGGGTTTACTTTCCCTTTCTTTTGTAAGTGTCTCCAGGGTGGAAAGGAACAAATTTATAGATTTTTACCACAAGACAGGCTACTTGGTATCAGCCAAAGTGTATACAGCTTCCTCTACCTTTTTCATCAAAAGAGTTATTGGCCTGCCGGGGGAAAAAATTACGATTCAAAATAGCACGGTAAAAATTTATAATGCCGAACATCCAGAGGGTTTTATTTTAAATGAACCGTACCTCTCAAATTTGGTAAAAACTACCAGTGATATTAATGTCACCCTGCCTCCGCAACAATATTTTGTTATGGGTGATAATCGTATGAATTCTTATGATTCGCGTTCTTGGGGGAGTCTAAATGGGAAAGCAATTTTGGGGAGAGTTTGGCTAAGGGTTTGGCCATTAAGCCATGCTGCCGCCTTTGGCACCGACCCCTATAGTCTTTAG
- the hisS gene encoding histidine--tRNA ligase, giving the protein MPKTTKEIKRNVQAPKGMHDILPRDIPWWRKFETVANDLAEAYGFRKIITPITEETDIFSRGVGLETDIVNKEMYSFKTKGGDFLTLRPEGTAGVVRAYIENNMSTWPQPVKLYYCGPMFRHENPQKDRYRQFFQFGLEAIGDPSPVIDVEIIWVSYLIFNSLGFKDINFEINSIGCPACRADYLKIIKSFYKTKQNKLCSACKERFKTNPLRLLDCKEAKCQELRQGLPSMLDSLCPECHDHFHQVLDMLDYLQVPYTLNPYLVRGLDYYTKTVFEIKTISGDSAISLGGGGRYDGLVKLLGGSSQPAVGVALGIDRIISVFQALHDKEPNIKKNRVYLVQIGEAAKKRAFLLTEDLRKNGISVYSSLSKDSLRNQLKTADREKVKLALILGQEEEREGTIIIRDMESGIQEVVMQDKLVPSIKKKLALE; this is encoded by the coding sequence ATGCCTAAAACAACAAAAGAAATTAAACGCAATGTGCAAGCGCCAAAAGGGATGCATGACATTTTACCCAGGGATATTCCTTGGTGGCGCAAGTTCGAGACTGTAGCCAATGATTTAGCCGAAGCTTATGGCTTCAGAAAGATTATTACTCCCATAACGGAAGAGACGGATATTTTTTCTAGGGGGGTGGGGCTAGAAACTGATATTGTTAATAAAGAAATGTATTCCTTTAAAACAAAAGGCGGTGATTTTTTGACTTTGCGTCCAGAAGGAACGGCCGGAGTGGTAAGGGCTTATATAGAAAATAATATGTCTACTTGGCCTCAGCCGGTAAAGCTATATTATTGCGGTCCCATGTTTCGTCATGAAAATCCGCAGAAAGACCGTTATCGCCAATTTTTCCAGTTTGGACTAGAAGCTATCGGAGACCCTAGTCCAGTTATTGATGTTGAGATTATTTGGGTTAGCTATTTAATTTTTAATTCTTTGGGTTTTAAAGATATTAACTTTGAAATCAATAGTATTGGTTGCCCCGCTTGTCGGGCTGATTATTTGAAAATAATTAAGAGTTTTTATAAGACCAAGCAAAATAAGCTGTGTTCGGCGTGCAAAGAACGTTTTAAAACTAATCCCTTGCGGCTCTTGGATTGCAAAGAAGCAAAATGTCAAGAATTAAGACAGGGATTACCCTCTATGCTGGATTCTCTTTGCCCCGAATGTCATGACCATTTTCATCAGGTGCTAGATATGTTGGATTATTTGCAAGTGCCCTACACTCTGAACCCCTATCTAGTGAGGGGCCTAGATTATTACACCAAAACTGTTTTTGAAATAAAAACTATTTCTGGCGATAGCGCCATTTCTCTTGGCGGGGGAGGACGTTATGATGGGCTAGTAAAACTGCTAGGTGGCAGTAGCCAACCGGCAGTGGGGGTAGCCCTTGGAATTGACCGAATTATTTCCGTTTTTCAGGCCCTGCATGACAAAGAACCCAATATCAAGAAAAATAGAGTTTATCTGGTGCAAATAGGTGAGGCAGCTAAAAAAAGAGCTTTTCTTCTCACTGAAGATTTGAGAAAAAACGGTATTAGCGTGTATAGCTCCCTTAGCAAAGACAGCCTCAGAAACCAATTAAAAACTGCCGATAGAGAAAAGGTAAAATTAGCTCTAATCTTAGGGCAAGAAGAAGAACGGGAGGGCACGATTATCATTAGGGATATGGAAAGTGGGATTCAGGAGGTGGTAATGCAAGATAAATTAGTGCCTTCTATAAAGAAAAAACTTGCTTTAGAATAA